Sequence from the Chanodichthys erythropterus isolate Z2021 chromosome 12, ASM2448905v1, whole genome shotgun sequence genome:
TCCATGGCAGTAGAAAACTCATGACAATTTCATGAACATTATGGTAATTATGCTCTTCTGTCTCTCTAAAGAAATAGGCAGTAGAGCAAAAAGGTTATGTGTTGGAGAGCGACGGTTGCCCTACAGCGGTGCAGATTGGTGTTCAGGGGGAGAGAGCGATGAAGATGACCCAGGATTCTTCAGTATGTAGTTTCAGcatttaatgtattaatttctttattgtatttgtaataAAGTGCATCTAAAGTGTAAAATGTTTCACCTTAAAAATGTAGGTATGAAACTCTTGATGGTAATTGTTGTCACTTTGCGGCACAGATTTATTGTGCAATATTCACATTCAGATCAAGCGTGGAATAACTTGCAATATTCTATTGAAGAACTTTGGATGATTACTAATGCAATTTATAAAGTACTGCAAAAAAATGGCATTGATTTGCCATGCTTGGTGTATCACCATGCTCACACAGAATCGACACACGGAACTATGTGAATTTCCGCATTAAATTGGAACTGCTAGCATTCACAAAGTTGTTTACATACCATACACGCTTTCACAGCTATCAGTCTGTCCTTTTAGTTAATTTGATTACGTTAAGAGTGTAGTACTTTCAGAtgttttaacagattttttccaaatgcattttgttgttttccCCAAAAATTAGAAAATGCAAAAAGTCTGCAGATTCTTTCTGTGCATGGCATCACTAAACAGAATGATTGGCAAATTTTACCGTATTGTGGCTAATGCTATATGGTAAAACCTATAACATTTATGTTTTGCACAGACTGTAACTCCACTGACATAAAGCCAGATCCAGGTGCTCTTTCTGCCTCTACGCCTACCCACAATACAGGACAGAGCACAACGTCTGAACTGGGGAGTGGGCAGAAACCAGGGTCAAAGGTTGTTTACGTCTTCACCACAGAGATGGCCAACAAGTAAATATTTCCTTGTTTGTTCATTATCAATAATACTTGTTGTCTTATTATAATTGTGAATGTGTGAATGGATGCCATTTTAGCAGTGCCCTCAGGTGCACTGCTAAAATGCAGTTGTTTTGTTAAATCATATTGTCAAGGTTTTGTCAGTTCAAAGAAGCAAATCCCACTATCACTATCTCTCTTTCGAATTTCCTTTTTGCTGAGCTAAGAAATGTCTAAACATAGTAGTGGTAAAAGATGAAAGTGTTTGAGCACTGACAGCAGCATGTTTGTTTAAACTAGAACCTCAGATGGCAGATATTAAAATGCCAAATATTAGTGACAGGATGTGTCAGAAAATTTGTCAGACATTTTCAAGACCATAAGAGTCTCCCACAGAGCAGTGCCATTACTGCTCTGACATCATACTAGATGGGACTGAGCCTAGtgtaaaattttatatatatatatatatatatatatatatatatatatatatatatatatatatatatatatatatatatatatatatatatatattatatatatatatatatatatatattatatatatatatatatatattatatattatatattatatattatatattatatatatatattatatatattatatatatatatattatatatatatatattatatatattatatatatatatatatatattatatatatatatatattatatatatattatatatatatatatattatatatatatattatatattatatattatatattatatatatatattatatattatataatataatatatatttagaacTGTTATGAATGTGGATAGGGTCAGCTGTGTGGACATTAACAGTACCCTTTATTAGTTTAAGTGGTGAGAGTGTTCTAAGTAATAAAGCTGAATTGTGTAATTTGACACCGTCACTAAACAGAATTACAAAGTTGCTGTTGCTGTGTGTGACTGTTTGGGATGCCTAAACAGAGCGATGATGATAGTGCCACAAATTCAGAGTTGTTAAAAGTTTCAAGAAAATCAATCAACAAATGACTTGGTTGTTTTCACACATTAAACTGGGattagtgaaatattttttacatgaaaaaaaaattacatacattAGACATTAAAGGTTCCCTTAGAGAAGAGTTATTTTTCATCAGTGCAGTTAGGCAAAGCTTTGACTATGACTGTTTTCTTCCTATCTCAGGGCAGCAGATGCAGTCATAACGGGGCATGTAGACAACATCATCACTTACCACATGAATAATATCTCTAACGGCAAGGGTGGAAAGCCCCAGCTCCCCCTGGTAAGAAAGGACATCACTGAATTGTTTGCTCTAAATGTCAtgattttcacacacacattgtaagtgtttttttttttttttaatttttattttgtctgtTTTAGAACAATCAGATTGGGTCCCTCAGAAGTGACACTAAACAACAGGGAGTTCCGTCCCAGCAACAGCCCTCATCTCACTCCAGTGATCAGAACCACCAAGCAGCCTCTAAAGTAGCGCAGTCAGGCCAGCAGCAACAACCTCAAGCGCAACCCACCCAACCTCAGCAGCCAACCCAGGGGGCAAAACCAACTAGCCTCCCACCAGACAATGCACCTTCAGCTGGTATGGACTCTAAGAGCCTCCCCAGCAGTAGCCCACAGGATGGTGCTGGATCCCATGATGGTAGCAACTCTGCAGGGACACCTGGTAGCCAGGCCTCCAACCAGCCTCCAAATGCTGGCCCTCAACAGAGCTTCCCATCCCTAGATCTACCTAAAGGGGCAGATGCTAAGCTCACAGCTCAACACCACCAGCAGCTGGCTCATGAAATCATGTCTAGCATGGGGGACAACCCCGAGGGCCTTTCCCAAGAGCAACTTGAACACCGGGAACGTTCCTTACAGACTTTACGTGATATACAGCGTATGCTCTTCCCAGACGACAAGGACATGGCTTCCATGGGCCAAGGAAACATGGTCGGACCTCCACCCAATTCTGCAATGATGGAAGGAGGACCTAAGAAACCAGAACAAGGACCTCTCCAAGCCATGATGGCTCAATCACAAAGCCTTGGAAAGCCAGGTGGTCCAGGAGGACCACGTCCAGATGGGCCTCCCTTTGGTCCACCTGGTCCTAGAGACATGCCCTTTTCTCCAGATGATCTTGGACCCCCTCCACCAGGTCCAGGACCTATGAACTCGCATCCAGGTCCTGGTGGAGAGCATGGAGACCATATGACCCCAGAGCAGATGGCCTGGCTAAAACTGCAGCAAGAGTTCTATGAGGAGAAGAAGCGCAAGCAAGAACAAATGCAGCATAGACCGATGGGAGACATGATGCTCCATCAGGGTGGACCTAGAGGAATGATGCGAGGCCCACCGCCACCCTACCAGATGAATCCTGGAGAGGTGTGGGGCCCTGGTGGCCCTGAACCATTCCCTGACCAGATGAACATGGGCCCCAGAGGGATGCATCCACACATGCAGAGGATGCCTGGCTTCCCAGGTATGATGAACCCTGATATGGATGGAGGGCCCAATGCTATGCCCAGACCTGGAATGAACTGGCCTGATGATATGCCCAAAATGGGTGATGGGAGGGGATTCCCTCCTGGCCAAGGCATGTTTGGAGGTCCTGGTGGAAGAGTGGAAAGATTTCCCAATCCTCAGTCTGTACAGGAAGCTATGTTCCATCAAGGTATGGGTGATAAACCAGGCATGGGTCTTACACCTGGCATGATGATGGAGATGAATCGAATGATGGGTAATCAAAGACCCATGGAGCCTGGAAATGGAGGTGGCATGATGTTTCCCAGAATGCCAGGTGATGGTCCCATGAGCCCCTCCTCAAGAATGGAGTTTGTGAAAGGTCTTGGTCGAGACATGGGTGAATTTGGCATGGGGCCCGGAAACCTCAATGTAAACATGGGCCCTAGCCCTCAGATGATGCCCCCTAAGATGAGAGATCCACAAATGAATCTTAGTCCAGAGGAAATTATGAAGATGAGGCAAGGTGGAGGTCCAATGCCTGAGAATGTGGTTCCTTCACAGAGAATGATGCAGGGGCCTCCTTTCCCTGACCAGCCCCATGCAGGAGACCTCAATATGGGACCCAACCGACAGTTCCCTGGCATGGGTCCCCAAGGCCCTGGAAATCCAAGAGGTCCCAGAGGCGAGCCACCCTTTGGACATGACCAAAGAGGTAATGTGGGTGGAAATGGTCGTCTTAGTCATATGCCTCCTTTACCACCAAACCAGGCTCCCAATAGCTCAGGGCCTCCGCCCGGCCAGAGGAATATGAGTCGCAAGCCCTCAGACCTAAATGTCCAGTCTGGCCCGGCTAACTCACCCAACGTCAATGTCAACCCGCTAAAGTCACCAACATTGCGGCAGGTCCAGTCTCCAATGCTGGGCTCACCATCAGGTAATCTCAAGTCTCCGCAGACACCGTCCCAGCTGGCTGGTATGCTTAGTGGACCTTCAGCTGCAGCAGTAGCAGCTGCGGCAGCCATTAAATCTCCTCCTATGATGGGCTCAGCAGGGGCATCACCCGTCCATATGAAGTCACCctcgctccctgccccctcCCCTGGCTGGACGTCATCACCCAAGCCGCCCATGCAAAGCCCAGGAATCCCTCAGAACAACAAACCTCCCCTTAGCATGACATCACCAAATATGAT
This genomic interval carries:
- the bcl9 gene encoding B-cell CLL/lymphoma 9 protein, producing MLEVQEERPAAAATATTAATGTTGNASGRKERAKERQEEGQDCSSPVATPNTGPRSTRAKATPTTTHTHSHTHTHTSSPHQHSTAPASVALGLTSMHSSNPKVRNSPSANTQSSPKSKQEAMVRSPPVMSPSSAAQMDSKLPNQGKQGGAGSQSQSSPCDPKTLSGSHTPKGPQGPIGSMGLKNGQGLSSGNGAKGKIKRERSTSVESFEQRDTGTPSNEGDQKEIGSRAKRLCVGERRLPYSGADWCSGGESDEDDPGFFNCNSTDIKPDPGALSASTPTHNTGQSTTSELGSGQKPGSKVVYVFTTEMANKAADAVITGHVDNIITYHMNNISNGKGGKPQLPLNNQIGSLRSDTKQQGVPSQQQPSSHSSDQNHQAASKVAQSGQQQQPQAQPTQPQQPTQGAKPTSLPPDNAPSAGMDSKSLPSSSPQDGAGSHDGSNSAGTPGSQASNQPPNAGPQQSFPSLDLPKGADAKLTAQHHQQLAHEIMSSMGDNPEGLSQEQLEHRERSLQTLRDIQRMLFPDDKDMASMGQGNMVGPPPNSAMMEGGPKKPEQGPLQAMMAQSQSLGKPGGPGGPRPDGPPFGPPGPRDMPFSPDDLGPPPPGPGPMNSHPGPGGEHGDHMTPEQMAWLKLQQEFYEEKKRKQEQMQHRPMGDMMLHQGGPRGMMRGPPPPYQMNPGEVWGPGGPEPFPDQMNMGPRGMHPHMQRMPGFPGMMNPDMDGGPNAMPRPGMNWPDDMPKMGDGRGFPPGQGMFGGPGGRVERFPNPQSVQEAMFHQGMGDKPGMGLTPGMMMEMNRMMGNQRPMEPGNGGGMMFPRMPGDGPMSPSSRMEFVKGLGRDMGEFGMGPGNLNVNMGPSPQMMPPKMRDPQMNLSPEEIMKMRQGGGPMPENVVPSQRMMQGPPFPDQPHAGDLNMGPNRQFPGMGPQGPGNPRGPRGEPPFGHDQRGNVGGNGRLSHMPPLPPNQAPNSSGPPPGQRNMSRKPSDLNVQSGPANSPNVNVNPLKSPTLRQVQSPMLGSPSGNLKSPQTPSQLAGMLSGPSAAAVAAAAAIKSPPMMGSAGASPVHMKSPSLPAPSPGWTSSPKPPMQSPGIPQNNKPPLSMTSPNMMGSVEQGGNPPPSAPPSSSSSSQPGGMNVPGSLPSSSPYTMPPEPTLSQNPLSIMMSRMSKFAMPSSTPLYHDAIKTVASSDDDSPPARSPNLPSMNNSMPGMGVNHHPGHPRMMTPNSSGPMPSLSPMGMNTMGSQALSHGMPNQMPSPNPMGPNMPPHSGPMGPGMMPHGIMMNPVSQDPGMGNNQMMSQGRMGLPHRGQGFPPGQSPPQQVPFPHNGPGHQGGFPHGMGFQGEGGPLGRMGNMPHGPGGEPGMCKPNTPGGQEFNNMPGVFNDSDLHEVMRPGASGIPEFDLSRIIPSEKPSQTLSYFPRGGDAPGGKPPHPSGPPGFPQMQGMMGESNPRMGLPMQGMGGPPGPGHMGPQDMPMGNPGHNPMRPPGFMGQGMMGPQHRMLSPGQQPGMMGGPGMMQGKERPMYNHPGPVGSPNMMMSLQGMSGPQQTMMMPSQMRPRGMAADMGMGFNPGPGNPGNLMF